One Alcaligenes ammonioxydans DNA segment encodes these proteins:
- a CDS encoding isochorismatase family protein codes for MDHPAGCPTLLRLALLQALIEQHDESQTPFLSQLGWCPPRDDCCLIDADAIFIKHGYTPSPAAMEYLRQYQADRILVCGIQTDTCVLAAGFALFDAGLHPTLITDLTVGSSLDRSGAMGIKLWKHHFGRTIHSRELRLEQDPP; via the coding sequence ATGGACCACCCTGCAGGCTGCCCGACGCTCCTGAGGCTAGCATTGCTGCAGGCGCTGATCGAGCAGCATGACGAGTCCCAAACCCCTTTCCTCAGTCAGCTCGGCTGGTGTCCGCCGCGCGATGATTGCTGCCTGATCGATGCCGACGCCATCTTCATCAAGCATGGTTACACACCCAGCCCTGCTGCAATGGAGTATCTGCGGCAGTATCAGGCCGATCGCATTCTGGTCTGCGGTATTCAGACCGATACCTGCGTGCTGGCTGCGGGTTTTGCCTTGTTTGATGCTGGGCTGCATCCCACCCTGATTACCGATCTAACCGTGGGTTCATCGCTGGATCGATCCGGCGCGATGGGCATCAAGCTGTGGAAACATCACTTCGGTCGCACGATTCATAGCCGCGAGCTGCGGCTTGAGCAGGACCCGCCATAA
- a CDS encoding YeeE/YedE family protein, which produces MMNTELVLWVSLAIGLLFGMSGQLSGFCFYRGLTERWSGRSGYKLQGFALALAVALAGTQLAAGSGLISLDKVLYLNPTFSWLLVPVGGVLFGIGMTLANGCGARALILLGQGNLRSFVVLLCLGIAAYMTLTGLLAPLRMNLAQVSSITLPAVTLPAGPVRSIVIALLVAALIAFSLRPRLDGQRLSDLLAGAFIGLLIVAGWLTTGWLGDDPFEPVPVSSLSFVAPIGESIQYAMISTGMSPRFTILMVAGVLAGSCLSALLRRRWKLEGFESPRHMLRAMTGGTLMGVGGVLALGCTIGQGLSGLSTLSATSLLAVLGIVIGSRLVWARPNS; this is translated from the coding sequence GTTTAACCGAGCGCTGGTCCGGGCGCAGCGGCTACAAGCTCCAGGGCTTTGCCCTGGCGCTGGCCGTGGCCCTGGCCGGTACACAACTGGCTGCAGGCAGTGGGCTGATCAGCCTGGACAAGGTCTTGTACCTGAATCCGACCTTTTCCTGGCTGCTGGTGCCGGTCGGTGGCGTGCTGTTTGGTATAGGAATGACCTTGGCCAATGGCTGCGGTGCCCGCGCTCTGATTCTGTTGGGGCAAGGTAATTTGCGCTCTTTTGTAGTGCTGTTATGCCTGGGTATCGCCGCTTACATGACCTTGACCGGACTGCTGGCCCCGCTACGCATGAACCTCGCCCAAGTCAGCAGCATCACCCTGCCTGCCGTCACCCTGCCCGCAGGCCCCGTACGATCCATCGTCATTGCGCTGCTCGTTGCCGCTTTAATCGCCTTTTCCCTGCGCCCCCGTCTGGACGGCCAGCGGCTGAGTGATCTGCTGGCAGGCGCCTTTATCGGGCTGCTGATCGTAGCAGGCTGGCTGACCACCGGTTGGCTGGGCGATGACCCCTTCGAGCCTGTGCCCGTCAGCTCGCTGAGCTTTGTGGCCCCGATTGGGGAAAGTATTCAATACGCCATGATCTCCACCGGCATGAGTCCACGCTTTACCATCCTGATGGTGGCGGGTGTGCTGGCCGGTTCCTGCCTGAGTGCTCTGCTGCGCCGACGCTGGAAACTGGAAGGCTTTGAATCACCGCGCCACATGCTGCGTGCCATGACCGGCGGCACCCTGATGGGCGTAGGCGGTGTGCTGGCCCTGGGCTGCACCATCGGCCAGGGCTTGAGTGGCCTGTCTACCTTGTCCGCCACCTCCTTGCTGGCGGTGCTGGGGATCGTGATTGGCTCGCGCCTGGTCTGGGCACGCCCCAACTCCTGA